DNA sequence from the Cohnella herbarum genome:
CGTATTAATGACGTCGGCGCTAGCCAAGCTGTTTCGGGCTTCGATTAGCAAGGGAGAAGAACTTGTGTCGATCCGAACGGAAATCGAGCATATTACGAATTACTTGATGATCCAGAAGATGCGCTACAAGAATAAACTGGATTACGAGATCGAAATTCATGATTCGGTGCGAAATTATTTGACCATTAAGGTTATTCTGCAGCCGATCGTCGAGAATGCGATCTATCACGGCATTAAGATGAAGCAGGGGCCCGGGTTGATCACGATATCCGCCGAGGAAACGGATACGGATATTTATTTGATCGTCGAAGATAACGGTAAGGGCATGGATGAAGAGAAGCTAAGAACTCTTCTGCTCCCTTCTCCGGATGCGGAGGAAGGCAGAGGGGTAGGCGTTCGTAACGTTCATGAGAGGCTTCAACTTTATTTCGGCGCGCAATACGGATTGTCCTACAAGAGCGTCCCGGGCGAAGGTACGACCGTTCATATTCGTATGCCTAAAGCCCTTCATTCCCGCACGGAGGAGGAGCAATGATGCCCTGGAAAACCCAGAGATCCATCGGAGCCATCGCGTTTCTTCTTGTCGCGATCGTCGGTTTGGTTTACTGGTTCACCGGACTGTCAGAGAAAAAACCGCTGGACGTTACCGTCATTATTAAGTCGACGGATGCATCGATCGAATTCTGGCAAGTGCTGGTCGATGGGATACACGAAGCGTCCCAAGAGTTCGATACGAACGTCGAGGTATGGGGTTCTAAGGCCGAAACGGACGTGGACGAGCAGATCGCTCTCGTGGAGAAGGCGATCTTGAACCGGCCGGATGCCATCGTGCTGGCGGCGAACGATTACGATAGACTGGTTCCTATCGCCGAAGAAGTAAAGAAAAGCGGAATAAAGCTCATTATCGTCGATTCGGGCATTAATTCCGAAGTCGCCCAAAGCATCGTGGCTACGGATAACGTCAAAGCCGGACAAGAAGCCGGGCAAGCGATGCAGCAGCAGTTGGAGGGGCTCTCCAGAGTCGCGATTATCAGTTACGTTAAGAACGCAGCGTCGCA
Encoded proteins:
- a CDS encoding substrate-binding domain-containing protein: MMPWKTQRSIGAIAFLLVAIVGLVYWFTGLSEKKPLDVTVIIKSTDASIEFWQVLVDGIHEASQEFDTNVEVWGSKAETDVDEQIALVEKAILNRPDAIVLAANDYDRLVPIAEEVKKSGIKLIIVDSGINSEVAQSIVATDNVKAGQEAGQAMQQQLEGLSRVAIISYVKNAASHIDREKGIREVLAGNPNIELLDTFYVEGSEQNAYLMAKQILSDDSEKLGIIGLNEPTTVGAGKAIRELDLKDKVKLIGFDSSFNEIKLLDEGIIKATVIQRPFQMGYLSIKIAVDAVRGNKIPERVDTGSLLITKQNMYEEENQKLLFPFVGN